The Pseudoxanthomonas sp. genome segment CAGGACCGGCTCAACCACGCCAGCCTGCTCGACGCCACGCGGCTGGCGGGCGCCAAGCTGCGCCGCTACCCGCACCTCGACCCCGAAGGCGCGCTGCGCCAGTTGAAGCTGCAGCCCGAGGGCGCGGCGATGCTGGCCACCGACGGCATCTTCAGCATGGACGGCGATGCCGCGCCGCTGCGCGCGCTCAGCCTGGTCGCGCGCATGCAGCAGGCACTGTTCTTCGTCGACGACGCGCACGGCGTGGGCGTGCGCGGTCCCGAAGGCCGCGGCAGCGTGGCCGAAGCGCGCATGGGCGTGGCCGACGTGCCGCTGCAGCTGGTCACGCTGGGCAAAGCGCTGGGCGGCTACGGGGCGGTGGTGGTGGGCGAGGACACGCTGATCCAGCATCTGGCCGAAACCGCGCGCCCCTACATCTATACCACGGCCATGCCGCCTGCATTGGCCGCGGCCACGCGCGTCGCGGTGAAGCATGCGCGCCGCGACCAATGGCGCCGCGACAAGCTGCAATCGCTGGTGGACCGCTTCCGCAGCGGCGCGCAACGCGCAGGCCTGCAGCTGATGGCGTCGGACTCGCCGATCCAGCCGGTGCTGTGCGGCAGCGATGCCACCGCGCTGGCGCTGTCCGCCGCGCTGGACAGCGCCGGCTACCTGGTGCCGGCGATCCGTCCGCCGACCGTGCCGGACGGCAAGGCGCGGCTGCGGGTGACGCTGTCCGCGCTGCATTCGCTGCAGGACGTGGACGGCCTGGTGGCGACGCTGGCGCGCTCATGGGACGCGGTGCAGCGCGTGCACGGCGCCGTGGCCTGAGCACGACGCCCGAGGTTCCGGACCGCACGGGATCGGCGACAATACGCGGCATGCATATCGAAACCCTGGGCAGCGGCCCGTCCCTGGTGCTGCTGCATGGCTGGGCGCTGCATGGCGGCGTCTTCGCCCCGCTGGTCCAGCGACTGTCCGACCGATACACGCTGCATCTCGTCGACCTGCCGGGGCATGGCCACAGCCGGGACAGCGA includes the following:
- the bioF gene encoding 8-amino-7-oxononanoate synthase — encoded protein: MTRTDLHDRILAQRQQRIALGRQRTRRTITRRDGVRVEVNGRWLTEFSSNDYLGLAQQFEVTNALQDAAAREGAGAGASHLVSGHHAAHEGLERDIADWLGYPRALLFGSGFLANLAVQQALLEDGDVCVQDRLNHASLLDATRLAGAKLRRYPHLDPEGALRQLKLQPEGAAMLATDGIFSMDGDAAPLRALSLVARMQQALFFVDDAHGVGVRGPEGRGSVAEARMGVADVPLQLVTLGKALGGYGAVVVGEDTLIQHLAETARPYIYTTAMPPALAAATRVAVKHARRDQWRRDKLQSLVDRFRSGAQRAGLQLMASDSPIQPVLCGSDATALALSAALDSAGYLVPAIRPPTVPDGKARLRVTLSALHSLQDVDGLVATLARSWDAVQRVHGAVA